The DNA segment AAATGTGGTGGAGATAACTCTATTGCTTGCTGTAAATCTGAAAGCGCTTGAGATAATGATTGGTCTGGCAACCCATGCATTAAATCTAAATTAAAGCTACGTAAGCCTAATTCTTTGGCTAAACGAGCCGCATTTTTAGCTTCATCAGCATCATGAATACGCCCTAGGCGAATAAGCTTATCGTTACCAAAACTTTGCACACCAATAGAAATACGATTGACACCCGCACGCTGGAATCCAGAAAAACGTTCAGCTTCTACGGTTCCTGGATTTGCTTCCATAGTAATTTCTGCATTAGGGCTAACAGCAATACGCTCTTTCACACCATAGAGTAAATCAGCCATTGACTCAGCGCTTAATAAACTAGGTGTACCGCCACCAATAAATATTGTTTGTACTTCACGGGAGCCAACGTGAATAAGATCGGCATCTAAATCATTGAGTAAATGTTGCACATATTCCTGATGTGGTACTTCTCCTTTTAAGGTGTGTGAGTTGAAATCACAATAAGGACATTTTTGTACACACCAAGGAATATGAATATACAAACTTAATGGGGGCAACTTAAGCATTCTTAAGGGCATCCAACATTAATTTAAGTGCTTTACCGCGGTGTGAATGCTGATTCTTTTGCTCTTTAGTTAATTGTGCAGCAGTACAATTTAATTCAGGAACAAAGAAAATAGGATCGTAGCCAAATCCACTTTCACCGTGCATTTCTGTGCTTAATATACCGTGCCAAATACCGTGGAAAATCAGCGGAGTTGGATCGTTTTCATGGCGCATATAAACCAATACACAGTTAAATTGAGCTTGGCGTTTTTCAGCAGGTACATCTTTCATTGCATCAAGCAATTTATCCAGATTTTGCTGATCGCTTGCATCAACACCCGCATAGCGTGCGGAGTAAATCCCTGGCGCGCCACCTAATGCATCAACTGAAATACCTGAGTCATCGGCAATGGCAGGTAAACCTGTCACTTTTGCGGCATGACGCGCCTTAATTAGCGCATTTTCAACAAAGGTTAAGCCTGTTTCTTCAACAGAATCAACACCAAGCTCTGTTTGAGCAACAATATCTAAACCAAAATCAGAAAGCAAAGAGGCTAGCTCTTTGACCTTCCCCGGATTTCCTGTTGCGAGAACGACTTTTTGCATGAGTGTTATCCTCTTAGTAAAGGGTTACGCTAAGTAGCCATTGTAAAACGTCTACTCGTAGATAATTCAGAGCGTAAAGTACAAGAATAACAATCATTGCAGAGAAATCTAAACCGCCCATTGCCGGAATTACACGACGAATTGGCGCCATTAAAGGTTCTGTTAATTGATATAAAAGATGATCAATTGGGTTACGACCTTGGCTTACCCAGCTAAGAATTGCGCGGATAATGATCAACCAGAAAATCATCTTACCGGCTGCTGTGAGCAGTTCAATAAAGGCAAATGGGAACATTAAAGAGAAAGGAATAGATGTCCCTGATAAGTAAGATGGAATAATAATACCAAGCAGAATGAGGATATAGGCTAATAAGACTGAAGCGGTATCAATAGGACCAATAGAAGGAATAACACTTCTTAATGGACGAACAATTGGCTGTGTGATTTTGACGATAAATTGTGAAAAAGGATTATAAAAATCAGCTCTGACACATTGCATCCAAACACGTAATAGAAGTACGGATGTGTAGAGTTGAAGAAGAGTCAGAATGACGAAATTTAAAAAATTCATTAGTTGGCCCTGATGAAATTAAAATTGTTTTTCCATTTCTTGCGCACGTTTAATTGCAGCTTGCATGGCAGAAGCGACGTTTTCAGGTAATTTTCCTTCATAAAACTGCATAAGTGCAGCCGCTGTCGTTCCACCTTTTGATGTTACTTGCTCACGTAAAGTTGAGAAAGGCAACATATGTTGTTTCTCAGCTAAAGCGGTAGAACCACTTGCGGCTTGTTGCACAATAGCTCTTGCTACTTCAGGTGAAAAACCTAAACGTTCAGCTTCTTGTTGCATGGATTCCATAAACAAGAAGAAATAAGCGGGTGCACTACCAGCAACGGCGATAATATCATTGATGGCAGATTCTTGCTCTACCCAAACAGTTGTTCCGACACTTTTCATTAATTCGTCGGCAAACTGTTTATCTTGAGATGAAAGTGAATTGTGCGCAAACATACCACTTAAGCCTTTACCTACTAATGCCGGAGTATTTGGCATAATGCGAACAAGCTGTAATTGAGTCGCAAAATAGTCGTTATAACGTGTAGCAGGAATGCCAGCAGCGATAGTAAGGACCAACTTTTTACTCATTGCGATATTTTGTAAGGGCTTACAAACTTCTTCCATCATTTGTGGTTTGACTGCCAGCACAATGACATCCGCTTTTTGAACGGCATCAATATTGTCATTAGTACTATGAATGCCGAACTCTTTTTCTAAAGGTTCACGGCGAACGGCAGAAGGTGAGCTGACGGTTATCTTATGTGCTGGATATCCACCTTGAACCAACCCTGCAATAATGGCATGAGCCATATTCCCAGCGCCAATAAAAGCGATGTTACGATGTTCCATATAAACCTCTATTTCTACTTAGTCGCGTAATCTCTTGCGCCAAAAATTGCTGTACCAATACGAACGAGCGTTGAACCACAAGCAATCGCCGCTTCCATATCACTCGTCATTCCCATAGATAACGTATCTATATTGGGATATTGAGATTGTAATTGCTTAAATGCGAGATGCATTTTTTTTAACACTTCAACTTGTTTGTCATACTCACTTTCAGGTGCTGGGATCGCCATTAATCCACGTAATTTAATACCTGAAAGAATAGAAATTTGCGCTGCTAACCCATCAAGCTCTGTCAGATTAATACCTGATTTACTATTTTCATCACTGATATTGATTTGAATAAGCACATTTAATGGTGGCAATGTGTCAGGACGTTGGTCACTTAATCTTTGCGCAATTTTTAATCTATCAATGGTATGGCACCAATCGAAATTCTCAGCAACAAGGCGTGTTTTATTTGACTGTAAAGGACCGATAAAGTGCCAAACTAAGCTGTTGTTATTAGCAAAATAATGGATTTTATCAACACCTTCTTGGACATAGTTTTCACCAAATTCAGTTTGTCCACATGCTATTGCTTTTTCGATGTCACTCGCAGGTTTTGTTTTACTCACTGCAAGTAGTGTTATTTCTTCTGAAGAACGGCCGCATTTCTGCGCTGCTGTGTCAATGTGAGACCTGACATTGACGAGATTCTGTTTAATAGTATTCATGGCAACTCAGGAGATAATAAGATGAAAATGGAAAATTTAATTGCATATAGTGTAAAGCATAACGCTTCGGATCTGCACCTTTGTTGTGGTGATGTACCTCGATTGCGGATCAATGGGATACTTTATCAACAAAATCAATGTAAACCTATCACTTCTGATAGTCTACTCACGTGGCTCCTGCCTTTTTTGAGTGATGCTCAAAAGCAAATTTTTGAGCATGAAGGGCAGGTTGATATGGCACTTACGCTGTCTTGTGGGCAACGACTTCGTGTTAATTTATTTCGTCAACAAAAAGGTGTTTCCGCCGTATTAAGGATCATTGAAACACAAATTCCTTCTTTAGATAAACTTCGAGTACCCAAGTCGGTTTCAACATTATTAGATAATTATTCTCATGGGCTTATTTTAGTGACTGGCGCAACCGGAAGTGGGAAATCATCGACATTAGCTGCAATGATCAATCATTTAAATCAATATCAACGTCAGCATATTTTGACATTAGAAGATCCTATTGAATTTATGCATAGTAATAAGCAAAGCATTGTACAGCAAAGGGAAATAGGGCGAGATGTTCAACATACAGCAAATGCAATAAAGAGCGCTCTACGCCAAGATCCGGATGTCATTATGTTGGGTGAATTAAGAGATGCACAAAGTATTCAGTTGGCATTAACGGCGGCAGAAACAGGGCATTTAGTGCTGGCAACATTGCATACTCAAGGAGCAGTACAAACGCTTGAGCGCGTAACTAATGTCTTTACAGGTAATGAACGTCAATGGGTTTCATCACAATTAGCGTGCAGTTTAAAGGCGATAATTTCACAAGAGTTAGTGCCTTCAACTGAAGGTGGGCGTGTGGCATTATTTGAAATAATGCAGGTTACGCAGGGTATTTCGCATCTTATAAGAGAAGGCAAATACCACCAAGTGACAACATTAATGCAAACAGGTAGCGAATACGGAATGCAAACCTTCATGTTAAGTCGGCAGCAACGCCAACATGAAGGTTTAATTCAAGCGGAGTGATAACTTATAAGTAAAAATAAGTGGTGTCACAAGGTGGAACTTATGTTTTAAAACTGCTGTTCAAACCAGCTTTCAAGAATAATAACGGCAGATGCTGCATCTACACTGCCTTTATCTAAGGAACGGTAACCACCACGTTCAAAAAGATGAGCGCGAGCTTCTACGGTGCTAAGGCGTTCATCATGCAATGCAATTTGTACACCAAATCGACCATGAAGGCGATTAGCAAACTTTTTAGCTTGAGTTGTGACTAACTGTTCGGTGCCATCCATATTAAGAGGTAAGCCGACAACCACTAAATCAGGTTGCCACTCTTTTATGATTTTTTCGATTAGAGTCCAATCAGGAATGCCATCTTTTGCTTTAAATGAGGCTAATGGTCTTGCGGTTCCTGTAACTTCTTGACCGATGGCGGCACCAATGCTTTTAGTACCGAAATCAAAGCCCATTACCGTTCTGTTTGACATTATGCATGACCCGCTATTGGTGAAATGGTGTGGATATTAATCCCAATTAATTCAGCGGCTTTATGCCAACGTTCAGCAATAGGTGTATCGAAAATAATTTGAGGCGAGGCTTCAACTGTTAGCCAGCTATTTTCTAAGATTTCTTTCTCTAATTGGCCTTGTTCCCAACTGGAATAACCTAGAGAGACTAATGTTTTTTCTGGTTGTCTTGCTGTGCCTAAGGTTTCTAATACATCTTTGGATGTTGTGATCATTGTGCTGTCACTAATTTTAATGCTAGAGCTAAAACCTGAAACTGGAGTATGCAAGATAAAACCATGTTCTTCTGCAACTGGGCCTCCTGACATCACAGGTTTTTGTAAGCTAATCGCTTCGTCTCTATCAGTCGAAAAAATTTCCAGTTGATCTAATACACCTTCCACAGAGATGTCTTCGATAGGTTTATTAATAATTAAGCCCATCGCACCGTTTTCATTATGTTCGCAAACATAGACGACCGAGCGTTCAAATAACGGATCGCTTAATGAAGGCATAGCAATAAGAAAATGGTTAAGTAAATTCATAATAGTCGTACTGTTCCCTGATCATTTTTATTAAAAAACCTAGCCCTTTATACATTGTTTTTCTTAATGTATACCATTTATTGATTCATATATGGGGGCTAGGTTCATGCTTTTAAACCCGTTAATCTTTGTGTTTAAAAGTTAGTTTTTCTTGTTTAAGCGTACTTCAATGGCATCCATTAACATGCCTGTAATAGAAACATCAGGATAAGCAGCTTCAATTTCACGGGCGCAGGTAGGGCTTGTCACGTTAATCTCAGTTAAACGATCGCCAATAACATCTAATCCAACAAAAATAAGCCCTTTTTGTTTAAGAATAGGTGCGACTTGGCGCGCAATTGCCCAATCACTTTCTGTTAATGGGCGGGCTTCTCCACGGCCACCAGCAGCTAAGTTGCCTCGCGTTTCACCTTTTGCAGGAATTCGAGCTAAGCAATAAGGCACTGGTTCGCCATCAACAACAAGAATACGTTTGTCGCCGTTAACAATTTCAGGTAAGAAATTTTGTGCCATACAGAAACGGTGACCATGTTCTGTCAATGTTTCAATAATAACACCTACGTTTGGATCATCTTTTTTCAAGCGGAAGATTGATGCTCCCCCCATACCATCGAGTGGCTTGAAAATAACATCACCGTGTTTTTCATGGAAAGCACGTAAATGCTTAGCTTCACGAGTGACTAATGTGTCTGGTGTTAATGTTGGGAACCATGCAGTAAAGAGCTTTTCATTACAGTCACGTAAGCTTTGTGGTTTATTAACGATGAGTGTTCCCATATCTTCAGCGCGTTCTAAAATATAGGTTGCGTAGATAAATTCGGTATCAAAAGGCGGATCTTTACGCATTAAAATGGTATCTAGTTCACCTAAAGCAATATCCTGCTCTTGGCCAA comes from the Proteus appendicitidis genome and includes:
- the hemW gene encoding radical SAM family heme chaperone HemW, translating into MLKLPPLSLYIHIPWCVQKCPYCDFNSHTLKGEVPHQEYVQHLLNDLDADLIHVGSREVQTIFIGGGTPSLLSAESMADLLYGVKERIAVSPNAEITMEANPGTVEAERFSGFQRAGVNRISIGVQSFGNDKLIRLGRIHDADEAKNAARLAKELGLRSFNLDLMHGLPDQSLSQALSDLQQAIELSPPHLSWYQLTIEPNTQFGSRPPKLPDDDMLWDIFSQGDKLLTAAGYQQYETSAYCKPGFQCEHNLNYWRFGDYLGIGCGAHGKISFEDGRIMRTVKTKHPKGFMEGRYLHQQNFVDNDDRPFEFFMNRFRLLEAFPRQDFSDYTGLSEEVIRHQIDEALSLGYISETDSHWQITPHGKLFLNSLLELFL
- the gshB gene encoding glutathione synthase, with the translated sequence MIKLGIVMDPISSIKIKKDTSFAMLLEAQRRGWEIHYMEMNDLYLHQGEARAHTRLLSVEENPEKWFEFGQEQDIALGELDTILMRKDPPFDTEFIYATYILERAEDMGTLIVNKPQSLRDCNEKLFTAWFPTLTPDTLVTREAKHLRAFHEKHGDVIFKPLDGMGGASIFRLKKDDPNVGVIIETLTEHGHRFCMAQNFLPEIVNGDKRILVVDGEPVPYCLARIPAKGETRGNLAAGGRGEARPLTESDWAIARQVAPILKQKGLIFVGLDVIGDRLTEINVTSPTCAREIEAAYPDVSITGMLMDAIEVRLNKKN
- a CDS encoding XTP/dITP diphosphatase — encoded protein: MQKVVLATGNPGKVKELASLLSDFGLDIVAQTELGVDSVEETGLTFVENALIKARHAAKVTGLPAIADDSGISVDALGGAPGIYSARYAGVDASDQQNLDKLLDAMKDVPAEKRQAQFNCVLVYMRHENDPTPLIFHGIWHGILSTEMHGESGFGYDPIFFVPELNCTAAQLTKEQKNQHSHRGKALKLMLDALKNA
- a CDS encoding type IV pilus twitching motility protein PilT, with translation MKMENLIAYSVKHNASDLHLCCGDVPRLRINGILYQQNQCKPITSDSLLTWLLPFLSDAQKQIFEHEGQVDMALTLSCGQRLRVNLFRQQKGVSAVLRIIETQIPSLDKLRVPKSVSTLLDNYSHGLILVTGATGSGKSSTLAAMINHLNQYQRQHILTLEDPIEFMHSNKQSIVQQREIGRDVQHTANAIKSALRQDPDVIMLGELRDAQSIQLALTAAETGHLVLATLHTQGAVQTLERVTNVFTGNERQWVSSQLACSLKAIISQELVPSTEGGRVALFEIMQVTQGISHLIREGKYHQVTTLMQTGSEYGMQTFMLSRQQRQHEGLIQAE
- the proC gene encoding pyrroline-5-carboxylate reductase, which codes for MEHRNIAFIGAGNMAHAIIAGLVQGGYPAHKITVSSPSAVRREPLEKEFGIHSTNDNIDAVQKADVIVLAVKPQMMEEVCKPLQNIAMSKKLVLTIAAGIPATRYNDYFATQLQLVRIMPNTPALVGKGLSGMFAHNSLSSQDKQFADELMKSVGTTVWVEQESAINDIIAVAGSAPAYFFLFMESMQQEAERLGFSPEVARAIVQQAASGSTALAEKQHMLPFSTLREQVTSKGGTTAAALMQFYEGKLPENVASAMQAAIKRAQEMEKQF
- a CDS encoding YqgE/AlgH family protein; this translates as MNLLNHFLIAMPSLSDPLFERSVVYVCEHNENGAMGLIINKPIEDISVEGVLDQLEIFSTDRDEAISLQKPVMSGGPVAEEHGFILHTPVSGFSSSIKISDSTMITTSKDVLETLGTARQPEKTLVSLGYSSWEQGQLEKEILENSWLTVEASPQIIFDTPIAERWHKAAELIGINIHTISPIAGHA
- the ruvX gene encoding Holliday junction resolvase RuvX, with product MSNRTVMGFDFGTKSIGAAIGQEVTGTARPLASFKAKDGIPDWTLIEKIIKEWQPDLVVVGLPLNMDGTEQLVTTQAKKFANRLHGRFGVQIALHDERLSTVEARAHLFERGGYRSLDKGSVDAASAVIILESWFEQQF
- a CDS encoding YggT family protein, which gives rise to MNFLNFVILTLLQLYTSVLLLRVWMQCVRADFYNPFSQFIVKITQPIVRPLRSVIPSIGPIDTASVLLAYILILLGIIIPSYLSGTSIPFSLMFPFAFIELLTAAGKMIFWLIIIRAILSWVSQGRNPIDHLLYQLTEPLMAPIRRVIPAMGGLDFSAMIVILVLYALNYLRVDVLQWLLSVTLY
- a CDS encoding YggS family pyridoxal phosphate-dependent enzyme, giving the protein MNTIKQNLVNVRSHIDTAAQKCGRSSEEITLLAVSKTKPASDIEKAIACGQTEFGENYVQEGVDKIHYFANNNSLVWHFIGPLQSNKTRLVAENFDWCHTIDRLKIAQRLSDQRPDTLPPLNVLIQINISDENSKSGINLTELDGLAAQISILSGIKLRGLMAIPAPESEYDKQVEVLKKMHLAFKQLQSQYPNIDTLSMGMTSDMEAAIACGSTLVRIGTAIFGARDYATK